Proteins encoded together in one Polaribacter reichenbachii window:
- a CDS encoding tryptophan 2,3-dioxygenase family protein: MNRDEILKAIEEKYNKLGVPVDAMLEGLLHSTPITYWDYIQTDALLGLQTPRTNQPDEMVFIMYHQVNELLFKMILWEIEQVAKPIEISTEKFSMHLNRVSRYFDMLCNSFNVMTDGMEREQYLKFRNTLTPASGFQSAQYRKIEFASTELINLIDANYRETINRHSSFRNAYNHLYWQAAGKNYTTGQKSTLLNLFEKKYKGEFIDFMEDYNDINLSLKFKQLPIEDQQNEALIKAMRHYDYTVNVKWVMAHYNAASKYIGGSDSELKATGGSNWRKYMHPKYQRRIFYPYLWSKEELENWGTF, encoded by the coding sequence ATGAACAGAGACGAAATTTTAAAAGCAATAGAAGAAAAATACAATAAATTAGGTGTTCCTGTAGATGCAATGTTAGAGGGGTTGTTGCATAGTACGCCAATTACTTATTGGGATTATATTCAAACAGATGCTTTGTTGGGTTTGCAAACTCCAAGAACAAATCAACCAGATGAAATGGTGTTTATTATGTACCATCAAGTAAATGAGTTGTTGTTTAAAATGATTTTGTGGGAAATAGAACAAGTTGCAAAACCAATTGAAATATCCACAGAAAAATTCTCAATGCATTTAAACAGAGTTAGTCGTTATTTTGATATGCTTTGCAACTCTTTTAATGTGATGACAGATGGAATGGAAAGAGAACAGTATCTTAAATTTAGAAATACGCTAACACCTGCAAGTGGTTTTCAATCAGCACAATATCGTAAAATTGAATTTGCATCCACAGAATTGATCAACCTAATTGATGCAAATTACAGAGAAACCATCAATAGGCATTCTTCGTTTAGAAATGCATATAATCATTTGTATTGGCAAGCAGCAGGTAAAAATTATACTACAGGTCAAAAATCTACTTTATTAAATCTTTTCGAGAAAAAATACAAAGGAGAATTCATTGATTTTATGGAAGATTATAATGATATAAATCTTTCGTTAAAGTTTAAACAATTGCCAATAGAAGATCAGCAAAATGAAGCTTTAATAAAAGCAATGCGTCATTACGATTATACTGTAAATGTAAAATGGGTAATGGCTCATTACAACGCAGCAAGTAAATATATTGGTGGTAGCGATTCTGAGCTAAAAGCTACAGGAGGAAGTAATTGGCGTA